A genomic stretch from Neomonachus schauinslandi chromosome 14, ASM220157v2, whole genome shotgun sequence includes:
- the SERPINB2 gene encoding plasminogen activator inhibitor 2, translating into MDDLYVANTIFALNFFKHLANTSATPNLFFSPWSISSTMAMVYLGAGGHTAHQMAKVFQFDKVGAQKIPVTLENLTGCELMQQIQKGTYPEAILQAQAGAAIHSSFCSLSSAINASTGDYLLESVNKLFGEKSSRFKEEYMQLSKKYYSTEPQAVDFLECAEETRKKINSWVKTQTKGKIPDLLPEGSVDGDTKMVLVNAVYFKGKWKTPFEKKLNRLYPFRVNATQRKPVQMMYLRKELNIGYIGDLKTQILELPYAGGVSMFLLLPDEIGDVSTGLELLESEITYDKFIKWTSEDTLAEDDVEVYLPQFKLEERYELRSILRSMGMEEAFSQSQANFSGMSDTNDLFLSQVFHQATVDVNEEGTEAAAGTGAVLSGRTGHGGPQFVADHPFLFFIVHKITKNILFFGRFISPEN; encoded by the exons ATGGATGACCTTTATGTGGCCAACACAATCTTTGCCCTCAATTTTTTCAAGCATCTGGCAAATACTAGTGCCACCCCAAATCTCTTCTTCTCTCCGTGGAGCATCTCGTCCACCATGGCCATGGTCTACCTGGGTGCTGGGGGCCACACTGCACATCAAATGGCCAAG GTGTTTCAGTTTGACAAAGTTGGAGCCCAGAAGATCCCAGTGACCCTGGAGAACCTCACAGGTTGTGAACTCATGCAGCAGATCCAGAAGGGCACTTATCCTGAAGCTATTTTGCAG GCACAAGCTGGAGCTGCAATCCATTCATCCTTCTGCTCTCTCAGCTCTGCGATCAATGCATCCACAGGGGACTATTTATTGGAGAGCGTCAATAAGCTGTTTGGGGAGAAGTCTTCGAGATTCAAGGAA GAATATATGCAACTCTCCAAGAAATACTACTCTACTGAACCCCAGGCTGTCGACTTCCTAGAATGTGctgaagaaaccagaaaaaagatTAATTCCTGGGTCAAGACTCAAACCAAAG GCAAAATCCCAGACTTGTTACCTGAAGGTTCTGTAGATGGGGACACCAAGATGGTCCTGGTGAATGCTGTCTACTTCAAAGGAAAGTGGAAAACTCCGTTTGAGAAGAAATTAAATAGGCTTTATCCTTTCCGTGTGAACGCG ACTCAGCGCAAACCTGTACAGATGATGTACTTGCGTAAAGAGCTGAACATTGGGTACATAGGCGACCTAAAGACTCAGATTCTGGAACTCCCATACGCTGGAGGCGTCAGCATGTTCCTGTTGCTTCCAGATGAAATTGGTGATGTGTCCACTGGCTTGGAGTTG TTGGAAAGTGAAATAACCTATGACAAGTTCATTAAGTGGACCAGTGAAGACACGCTAGCTGAAGATGATGTGGAGGTGTACCTCCCCCAGTTCAAATTAGAAGAGCGCTATGAACTCAGATCCATCCTCAGGAGCATGGGCATGGAGGAAGCCTTCAGCCAGAGCCAGGCTAACTTCTCAGGAATGTCTGACACCAATGACCTGTTTCTGTCCCAAGTGTTCCATCAAGCCACCGTGGATGTGAACGAGGAGGGCACGGAAGCAGCTGCCGGCACGGGGGCAGTTCTGTCGGGGAGGACTGGCCACGGAGGTCCACAGTTTGTGGCAGAccatcctttcctcttctttatcgTGCACAAAATCACCAAGAACATCCTCTTTTTTGGCCGGTTTATCTCACCCGAAAATTGA